One genomic segment of Syngnathus acus chromosome 1, fSynAcu1.2, whole genome shotgun sequence includes these proteins:
- the LOC119123991 gene encoding von Willebrand factor A domain-containing protein 7-like — translation MSTKWSLLRLLAMVIMLIGLTQSFQPLSILNGKSTSHREITIRAILRKTAEVCRDIAAAAGQEFSLTIDDSLTAERVHKECSSSTNSSILSSIFFSASIVSIYLNNANVDLAYALSGEHHFDNEAFQKGRDLITQGMSAVKASIKQANFIAGRKTLGQLCHTLQDFYSHSNWVELGNTDPYNALIKPDQPFENLAGPDEPTCRNCAGENCDNNLLPNVLKKRLLTSGYFSVFFSKKPKGKCSHGGFLDQTSKQEPVGGINKDDIGSSHGSRHSQAANLAVTATMDLLEDIRLAVGDENFLRLMGLSQFSVLSFVIDTTGNTRDGLAQAKTLILNIIDSRRGTLQEPPAYTLVDFNDPGMQGFGPVIATADADRFKEKINALIADGGGDNPEMNLSRLQLALTAAPPSSEIFVFTNTLAKDAHLKNTISALIETTKSVVTFLLTDVLPHKRKRSLRDVLPRVLSQTDVQLYHNLAQASGGQAIKVSRSDFALATSVIKDSSDSATVIVFQGVRNPGRPAHFMFDVDGSLTNKTIYVTGTSSLDFNLISPTGVSQSSSELSGPLASLSMAGNLRRLSLNNDTETGLWRISVDSNDPYSVKVTGQSPVNFIYNLVEANKGLHADVFLKEGRPLAGDNATLLVTVTGSDSTHVTEVTLCDTSSPTEVNGTFQSLGGSNFLVTFIEPPRGNFVVRLRGEDSRLSSRSTARWFLRQASTQIRTSSIYVTAQANSTKIEAGSTTSIRFNVTTASGIGAFMVRATNDRGYNTTSPNSVTLETHSGGNANGIVTLTAPEGAASGTEVTLKIEVEDAAATDINYVFLRFSVTDKVREKQ, via the exons ATGAGCACCAAGTGGTCCCTCCTGCGGCTGCTGGCCATGGTCATCATGCTCATAGGTCTAACTCAAAGCTTCCAACCACTCTCTATACTTAACGGGAAGTCCACCTCGCACCGTGAAATCACCATAAGGGCAATTCTCCGAAAGACAGCCGAGGTCTGTCGAGACATTGCTGCTGCAGCGGGACAGGAATTCAGTCTGACT ATTGATGACAGTCTAACAGCGGAACGAGTGCACAAGGAATGCTCCTCCTCAACAAACTCCTCAATCCTGTCAagtatctttttttctgcttccatTGTATCGATTTACTTGAACAATGCAAATGTGGATTTAGCGTATGCACTCAGTGGCGAGCATCATTTTGATAACGAGGCCTTCCAGAAAGGACGAGACTTGATCACACAAG GTATGTCTGCTGTGAAGGCTAGCATCAAACAGGCAAATTTTATCGCAGGCCGTAAAACACTTGGACAACTATGTCACACTCTGCAG GACTTCTATAGCCACAGCAACTGGGTAGAACTGGGGAACACGGATCCTTACAATGCTCTAATCAAACCTGACCAACCTTTTGAGAATCTGGCAG GGCCAGATGAGCCCACGTGTAGAAACTGTGCAGGAGAGAATTGTGACAACAACCTTTTGCCTAATGTGCTGAAAAAGAGGCTACTCACCTCTGGCTACTTCAGTGTCTTCTTCTCGAAAAAGCCAAAAG GCAAATGCAGCCATGGAGGTTTTTTAGACCAGACGAGCAAGCAGGAGCCAGTGGGGGGCATTAATAAGGATGACATTGGATCCAGTCATGGCTCACGTCACAGTCAAGCAGCCAATTTGGCTGTGACTGCTACTATGGATCTGCTGGAGGACATCAGACTAGCTGTAGGAGACGAGAACTTCCTTCG GCTTATGGGTCTCTCCCAGTTCTCCGTGCTGAGTTTTGTTATCGACACAACAGGCAATACGAGAGACGGCTTAGCCCAAGCTAAGACACTTATTTTAAACATTATCGACAGCAGGAGAGGAACTCTGCAGGAGCCACCAGCCTACACATTGGTTGATTTCAATGATCCAGGGATGCAGg GTTTTGGACCCGTGATAGCAACAGCAGATGCAGACAGGTTCAAAGAAAAGATCAACGCCCTGATTGCCGATGGAGGAGGTGACAACCCAGAGATGAACTTGTCTAGACTGCAG CTTGCCCTGACTGCGGCTCCGCCTTCATCTGAGATATTTGTCTTCACTAATACTCTAGCAAAAGATGCACActtgaaaaacacaatttctgCCCTTATTGAGACCACAAAGTCAGTA GTGACTTTCCTGCTGACAGATGTCCTACCCCATAAACGCAAAAGAAGCCTTAGGGATGTATTGCCTCGAGTTTTGAGCCAAACAGATGTTCAGCTCTACCATAACCTGGCACAAGCTTCTGGAGGTCAGGCCATTAAGGTCAGCAGGTCAGATTTTGCTCTGGCCACAAGTGTTATAAAGGACTCTTCGGACAGTGCTACG GTGATAGTTTTTCAAGGAGTGAGAAATCCCGGAAGGCCTGCTCATTTTATGTTTGATGTTGACGGCTCACTGACAAACAAAACTATCTACGTCACAGGGACCTCATCTCTCGACTTTAATCTCATCAGCCCAACAG GTGTATCTCAGAGCTCCAGTGAGTTAAGTGGCCCACTGGCTTCTTTGAGCATGGCAGGTAACCTACGGCGACTGAGTCTGAACAATGACACTGAAACAGGACTGTGGCGAATCTCTGTAGACTCTAATGACCCCTACTCAGTTAAGGTCACAG GTCAAAGCCCAGTTAATTTCATCTACAACCTTGTTGAAGCCAATAAAGGACTCCATGCAGACGTTTTTCTAAAGGAAGGACGTCCTCTTGCAG GTGATAATGCCACCCTGTTGGTCACagtgacaggaagtgacagTACACATGTCACAGAGGTCACACTGTGTGACACCTCAAGCCCAACAGAGGTCAACGGAACATTCCAG TCCTTAGGAGGTTCCAACTTCTTGGTGACATTTATTGAACCTCCAAGGGGTAATTTTGTTGTTCGACTGAGAGGAGAAGACAGCAGATTATCCTCAAGGTCAACTGCAAGATGGTTCCTGAGGCAGGCCTCCACTCAGATTAGAACTTCAAGCATCTATGTGACT gctcaagccaacagcaccaaaaTAGAAGCAGGCTCTACCACCTCCATCCGTTTCAATGTCACCACTGCCAGTGGAATTGGGGCATTCATGGTCCGTGCCACCAATGACCGCGGCTATAACACCACATCACCCAACTCTGTCACCTTAGAAACGCATAGCGGAGGGAACGCCAACGGCATTGTGACCCTCACTGCTCCTGAAGGTGCAGCATCAGGAACAGAAGTGACACTTAAGATTGAGGTGGAAGACGCAGCTGCCACTGATATCAACTATGTTTTTCTTAGGTTTTCAGTTACTGATAAGGTAAGAGAAAAGCAATAA
- the LOC119123980 gene encoding von Willebrand factor A domain-containing protein 7-like isoform X1, which yields MGFLHIMIMSNKWKVLLPVSVVLTLTGLTQSFQPLFVSDGNSSTHRDITQRAVLQKTAEVCKDMAVADGRDFVLTIDDSLTVEQVQAACSFSDNSPSLLSSVSFHISIANIYLSNANVDLVSALSDEHHFDGETFQKGRDLITQGVSSVKASVKLENFNTARWTLGRICHTLQDFYSHSNWVELGNTFPYNALIKPDQTIVNVAGINISTCRNCTGDNCDDNILPDVLEQGLLTSGYFSVISPDKPDGKCSHGGSLDQTSKRDPIGGINKDTIESSHGSLHQEAANLALNATMELLEDIRTAVGDKNFTRLMGLSQSSALCFVIDTTGSMSDDIAAAKRISFDIIDSKRGTQEEPSAYILVPFNDPGFGPLLSTTDADKFKESINGLTASGGGDIPELSLSGLQLALTAAPSLSEIFVFTDAPAKDAFLESTITALIESTKSEVTFMLTDVLSSRRKRTLNRADAELYRNIARASGGQAIEVSKADLALVTSVIRDSSSSALVTVFQIVIKPGKPDNFTFTVDNSLQNITIYITGTPSLSYNLTSPTGVSQNSSDSSGPLASSSLAGNLRRLALNNDSESGVWKLNVDSNDPYSVKVTGQSSMNFIYNLVEAREAIHGDFFLKEGRPITGGNATLLVTVTGSDSVMIPEVTLYDSSGPTEVTGTSESLGGSNFLVTFNEIPAGDFVVRLEGEESNSSARATPTRFMRQAPTQLRTSSISITAQANSTSIEPGSTVSVPFNVTKTTGGVVNESATGTFAVRATNDRSFTSTSPSSVTIETDSGGKANGTVTLTVPDSVASGNDVTLTIEAEDEASSDINYVVLRFSVAAVVTDVSSPVCQEVSTSPNCSSSSSLCDSSQWGFVANVTDGVNGTGIDRITVSEGNGTLNTTQVVGPGGENITVISYQASCCADRVELSVVDNVGNVGVCVGQVRQSTTVAPMTPTNGTTTNVTTTPNGGHTLSTTLWVWTTIVALPLWK from the exons ATGGG GTTTCTCCACATCATGATAATGAGCAACAAGTGGAAAGTCTTGCTGCCGGTGTCTGTGGTCCTCACCCTCACAGGCCTAACACAAAGCTTCCAACCACTCTTTGTGTCTGATGGAAATTCAAGCACTCACCGCGACATCACCCAAAGGGCCGTTCTTCAAAAGACTGCTGAAGTCTGTAAAGACATGGCTGTGGCGGATGGAAGGGACTTTGTTTTAACT attGATGACAGTCTCACAGTTGAGCAAGTACAAGCGGCATGTTCATTTTCAGACAATTCCCCCTCACTTCTGTCCAGTGTCTCGTTCCATATTTCCATTGCCAATATATACTTGAGCAATGCCAATGTGGATTTGGTATCTGCGCTGAGTGATGAGCACCATTTTGATGGTGAGACGTTCCAAAAAGGGAGAGACCTAATCACACAAG GTGTGTCTTCTGTAAAGGCCAGTGTAAAACTGGAGAACTTCAACACTGCACGCTGGACTCTCGGTCGTATATGTCACACACTACAG GACTTCTACAGCCACAGTAACTGGGTGGAGCTAGGGAATACATTTCCTTACAATGCCCTGATCAAACCTGACCAAACTATCGTAAATGTGGCCG gaataaatatttcaacGTGTAGAAACTGCACAGGAGACAATTGTGATGACAACATTTTGCCTGACGTACTCGAGCAAGGACTTCTTACTTCAGGATACTTCAGCGTCATATCGCCAGACAAACCAGATG GTAAATGCAGCCATGGAGGTTCTCTTGACCAAACGAGTAAACGTGACCCAATTGGGGGCATCAATAAAGACACGATTGAGTCCAGCCATGGTTCACTTCACCAAGAAGCAGCAAATTTGGCCTTGAATGCCACTATGGAGCTTCTGGAGGACATCAGAACAGCTGTAGGAGACAAGAACTTCACACG ACTGATGGGCCTCTCCCAGTCCTCTGCACTGTGTTTTGTCATCGACACGACAGGCAGCATGAGCGATGACATAGCAGCAGCGAAAAGAATTTCCTTTGACATCATTGACAGTAAGAGGGGAACCCAAGAGGAGCCTTCGGCCTATATATTGGTTCCGTTCAATGATCCAG GATTTGGACCTTTGCTGTCGACGACCGATGCAGACAAATTCAAAGAAAGCATCAATGGACTGACTGCCAGTGGCGGTGGAGACATTCCAGAGTTGTCCTTGTCTGGACTGCAG CTTGCCCTTACTGCTGCTCCATCCTTGTCTGAGATATTTGTCTTCACTGATGCTCCAGCAAAAGATGCTTTTCTGGAAAGCACCATCACTGCCCTTATAGAAAGCACAAAGTCTGAA GTGACTTTCATGTTGACGGATGTCTTGTCCAGTCGACGCAAAAGAACACTGAATCGAGCTGATGCCGAACTGTACCGTAATATTGCCCGGGCCTCTGGAGGTCAGGCCATTGAGGTTAGCAAGGCAGACCTTGCTCTAGTGACAAGTGTCATAAGGGATTCCTCATCGAGTGCCTTG GTTACGGTCTTTCAAATTGTGATCAAGCCCGGAAAGCCTgataattttacatttactGTTGATAATTCGCTACAAAACATTACTATTTACATCACAGGAACCCCTTCTCTCTCCTACAATCTGACCAGCCCCACAG gtgtttctcAGAACTCGAGTGATTCTAGTGGTCCTTTAGCATCTTCGAGCTTGGCTGGTAACCTACGGAGACTGGCCCTGAACAATGACAGTGAATCAGGAGTGTGGAAACTCAATGTAGACTCTAATGACCCCTACTCAGTGAAGGTCACAG GTCAAAGTTCAATGAACTTCATCTACAATCTTGTGGAAGCCCGTGAAGCAATCCATGGTGATTTCTTTCTAAAGGAGGGGCGTCCTATTACAG GTGGTAATGCCACCCTCTTGGTCACagtgacaggaagtgacagTGTAATGATTCCAGAGGTCACGTTGTATGACAGCTCAGGGCCAACGGAAGTCACCGGGACCTCAGAG TCATTAGGAGGGTCAAACTTCCTAGTGACATTTAATGAGATTCCAGCTGGTGATTTTGTGGTTCGGTTGGAAGGAGAAGAGAGCAACTCATCAGCAAGGGCAACTCCAACCAGGTTCATGAGGCAGGCCCCCACTCAGCTTAGGACTTCAAGCATTTCTATAACG GCCCAAGCCAACAGTACCAGCATAGAACCAGGCTCCACAGTGTCTGTCCCTTTCAATGTCACCAAAACAACTGGTGGAGTCGTTAACGAGAGCGCAACTGGGACTTTCGCCGTGCGTGCTACCAATGACCGCAGCTTTACCTCCACATCGCCCAGTTCTGTGACCATAGAAACAGACAGCGGCGGGAAAGCAAATGGCACTGTGACCTTGACCGTTCCCGACAGTGTGGCATCGGGGAATGATGTCACGCTTACGATTGAGGCAGAGGATGAAGCTTCCAGTGATATCAACTATGTTGTGCTAAGATTTTCAGTTGCTGCTGTG GTGACTGATGTTAGCAGTCCAGTGTGCCAAGAGGTCAGTACATCCCCCAACtgttcctcttcctcatcgCTCTGTGACTCCTCCCAGTGGGGATTTGTGGCCAACGTGACCGACGGTGTAAATGGGACGGGTATTGATAGAATCACCGTCAGTGAAGGGAACGGCACTCTCAACACAACCCAAGTAGTCGGGCCAGGGGGCGAGAACATCACCGTGATCTCCTACCAGGCTTCCTGCTGTGCAGACAGAGTTGAGCTGTCTGTTGTGGACAATGTAGGAAATGTTGGAGTTTGTGTGGGCCAGGTGAGACAGTCCACCACAGTTGCTCCTATGACTC CAACTAATGGGACTACAACTAATGTGACCACCACGCCCAACGGAGGGCACACCTTGAGCACAACACTTTGGGTCTGGACAACAATTGTGGCACTCCCACTTTGGAAATGA
- the LOC119123980 gene encoding von Willebrand factor A domain-containing protein 7-like isoform X2, producing MIMSNKWKVLLPVSVVLTLTGLTQSFQPLFVSDGNSSTHRDITQRAVLQKTAEVCKDMAVADGRDFVLTIDDSLTVEQVQAACSFSDNSPSLLSSVSFHISIANIYLSNANVDLVSALSDEHHFDGETFQKGRDLITQGVSSVKASVKLENFNTARWTLGRICHTLQDFYSHSNWVELGNTFPYNALIKPDQTIVNVAGINISTCRNCTGDNCDDNILPDVLEQGLLTSGYFSVISPDKPDGKCSHGGSLDQTSKRDPIGGINKDTIESSHGSLHQEAANLALNATMELLEDIRTAVGDKNFTRLMGLSQSSALCFVIDTTGSMSDDIAAAKRISFDIIDSKRGTQEEPSAYILVPFNDPGFGPLLSTTDADKFKESINGLTASGGGDIPELSLSGLQLALTAAPSLSEIFVFTDAPAKDAFLESTITALIESTKSEVTFMLTDVLSSRRKRTLNRADAELYRNIARASGGQAIEVSKADLALVTSVIRDSSSSALVTVFQIVIKPGKPDNFTFTVDNSLQNITIYITGTPSLSYNLTSPTGVSQNSSDSSGPLASSSLAGNLRRLALNNDSESGVWKLNVDSNDPYSVKVTGQSSMNFIYNLVEAREAIHGDFFLKEGRPITGGNATLLVTVTGSDSVMIPEVTLYDSSGPTEVTGTSESLGGSNFLVTFNEIPAGDFVVRLEGEESNSSARATPTRFMRQAPTQLRTSSISITAQANSTSIEPGSTVSVPFNVTKTTGGVVNESATGTFAVRATNDRSFTSTSPSSVTIETDSGGKANGTVTLTVPDSVASGNDVTLTIEAEDEASSDINYVVLRFSVAAVVTDVSSPVCQEVSTSPNCSSSSSLCDSSQWGFVANVTDGVNGTGIDRITVSEGNGTLNTTQVVGPGGENITVISYQASCCADRVELSVVDNVGNVGVCVGQVRQSTTVAPMTPTNGTTTNVTTTPNGGHTLSTTLWVWTTIVALPLWK from the exons ATGATAATGAGCAACAAGTGGAAAGTCTTGCTGCCGGTGTCTGTGGTCCTCACCCTCACAGGCCTAACACAAAGCTTCCAACCACTCTTTGTGTCTGATGGAAATTCAAGCACTCACCGCGACATCACCCAAAGGGCCGTTCTTCAAAAGACTGCTGAAGTCTGTAAAGACATGGCTGTGGCGGATGGAAGGGACTTTGTTTTAACT attGATGACAGTCTCACAGTTGAGCAAGTACAAGCGGCATGTTCATTTTCAGACAATTCCCCCTCACTTCTGTCCAGTGTCTCGTTCCATATTTCCATTGCCAATATATACTTGAGCAATGCCAATGTGGATTTGGTATCTGCGCTGAGTGATGAGCACCATTTTGATGGTGAGACGTTCCAAAAAGGGAGAGACCTAATCACACAAG GTGTGTCTTCTGTAAAGGCCAGTGTAAAACTGGAGAACTTCAACACTGCACGCTGGACTCTCGGTCGTATATGTCACACACTACAG GACTTCTACAGCCACAGTAACTGGGTGGAGCTAGGGAATACATTTCCTTACAATGCCCTGATCAAACCTGACCAAACTATCGTAAATGTGGCCG gaataaatatttcaacGTGTAGAAACTGCACAGGAGACAATTGTGATGACAACATTTTGCCTGACGTACTCGAGCAAGGACTTCTTACTTCAGGATACTTCAGCGTCATATCGCCAGACAAACCAGATG GTAAATGCAGCCATGGAGGTTCTCTTGACCAAACGAGTAAACGTGACCCAATTGGGGGCATCAATAAAGACACGATTGAGTCCAGCCATGGTTCACTTCACCAAGAAGCAGCAAATTTGGCCTTGAATGCCACTATGGAGCTTCTGGAGGACATCAGAACAGCTGTAGGAGACAAGAACTTCACACG ACTGATGGGCCTCTCCCAGTCCTCTGCACTGTGTTTTGTCATCGACACGACAGGCAGCATGAGCGATGACATAGCAGCAGCGAAAAGAATTTCCTTTGACATCATTGACAGTAAGAGGGGAACCCAAGAGGAGCCTTCGGCCTATATATTGGTTCCGTTCAATGATCCAG GATTTGGACCTTTGCTGTCGACGACCGATGCAGACAAATTCAAAGAAAGCATCAATGGACTGACTGCCAGTGGCGGTGGAGACATTCCAGAGTTGTCCTTGTCTGGACTGCAG CTTGCCCTTACTGCTGCTCCATCCTTGTCTGAGATATTTGTCTTCACTGATGCTCCAGCAAAAGATGCTTTTCTGGAAAGCACCATCACTGCCCTTATAGAAAGCACAAAGTCTGAA GTGACTTTCATGTTGACGGATGTCTTGTCCAGTCGACGCAAAAGAACACTGAATCGAGCTGATGCCGAACTGTACCGTAATATTGCCCGGGCCTCTGGAGGTCAGGCCATTGAGGTTAGCAAGGCAGACCTTGCTCTAGTGACAAGTGTCATAAGGGATTCCTCATCGAGTGCCTTG GTTACGGTCTTTCAAATTGTGATCAAGCCCGGAAAGCCTgataattttacatttactGTTGATAATTCGCTACAAAACATTACTATTTACATCACAGGAACCCCTTCTCTCTCCTACAATCTGACCAGCCCCACAG gtgtttctcAGAACTCGAGTGATTCTAGTGGTCCTTTAGCATCTTCGAGCTTGGCTGGTAACCTACGGAGACTGGCCCTGAACAATGACAGTGAATCAGGAGTGTGGAAACTCAATGTAGACTCTAATGACCCCTACTCAGTGAAGGTCACAG GTCAAAGTTCAATGAACTTCATCTACAATCTTGTGGAAGCCCGTGAAGCAATCCATGGTGATTTCTTTCTAAAGGAGGGGCGTCCTATTACAG GTGGTAATGCCACCCTCTTGGTCACagtgacaggaagtgacagTGTAATGATTCCAGAGGTCACGTTGTATGACAGCTCAGGGCCAACGGAAGTCACCGGGACCTCAGAG TCATTAGGAGGGTCAAACTTCCTAGTGACATTTAATGAGATTCCAGCTGGTGATTTTGTGGTTCGGTTGGAAGGAGAAGAGAGCAACTCATCAGCAAGGGCAACTCCAACCAGGTTCATGAGGCAGGCCCCCACTCAGCTTAGGACTTCAAGCATTTCTATAACG GCCCAAGCCAACAGTACCAGCATAGAACCAGGCTCCACAGTGTCTGTCCCTTTCAATGTCACCAAAACAACTGGTGGAGTCGTTAACGAGAGCGCAACTGGGACTTTCGCCGTGCGTGCTACCAATGACCGCAGCTTTACCTCCACATCGCCCAGTTCTGTGACCATAGAAACAGACAGCGGCGGGAAAGCAAATGGCACTGTGACCTTGACCGTTCCCGACAGTGTGGCATCGGGGAATGATGTCACGCTTACGATTGAGGCAGAGGATGAAGCTTCCAGTGATATCAACTATGTTGTGCTAAGATTTTCAGTTGCTGCTGTG GTGACTGATGTTAGCAGTCCAGTGTGCCAAGAGGTCAGTACATCCCCCAACtgttcctcttcctcatcgCTCTGTGACTCCTCCCAGTGGGGATTTGTGGCCAACGTGACCGACGGTGTAAATGGGACGGGTATTGATAGAATCACCGTCAGTGAAGGGAACGGCACTCTCAACACAACCCAAGTAGTCGGGCCAGGGGGCGAGAACATCACCGTGATCTCCTACCAGGCTTCCTGCTGTGCAGACAGAGTTGAGCTGTCTGTTGTGGACAATGTAGGAAATGTTGGAGTTTGTGTGGGCCAGGTGAGACAGTCCACCACAGTTGCTCCTATGACTC CAACTAATGGGACTACAACTAATGTGACCACCACGCCCAACGGAGGGCACACCTTGAGCACAACACTTTGGGTCTGGACAACAATTGTGGCACTCCCACTTTGGAAATGA
- the ftr84 gene encoding tripartite motif-containing protein 16: MLLDLFREIYICLKESTRICSKSIMAESGFPLPPDAICPLCVDALRDPVTIPCGDTYCLECIKIYWDQFDHMGVYSCPQCRATFTPRPVLKRDLPDVYHEPRRQLPELTPFPYMHQESFCDFCVGRRNKAVKSCLMCLAYYCETHVKPHYESSTFKRHKLVDETGHLDRKICPQHEKGLELFCRSDQMCICVLCTVREHRGHNITSAEEERIDKQKVLVVTQSEVQHIIQERMKELQELKHNVDVLKSCAQRAQVESDKTFHEMLQAVERWKAEIHQMITANMQAAMSQADGYVERLEQEILELQRRDAELRQILETEDNIHFLQNFPTLCIAPEAMVPKVLINPQFSFSEMSKTALEMKEYLDDICKKELSKISKTVSETPVYILLPRNGDKRIKVPNRVDFQEPKTRSDFLRYACKMSFDANTAYKELVLSDGNQKVTRKKTVHFYSDHPERFDGFSQVLCKEPLSGFRFYWEAEWSGEFSLGVAYKSISRKGKNSHSLLGYNNKSWSLLCSDSGYSAWHNKADFDLANAPRASRIGVYLDYGGNTVAFYSVSERMELIHRFKARFSEPLYAGFGVGSSVTLCHLKQSPTPY, translated from the exons ATGCTTCTTGATTTATTCAGAGAGATCTACATATGCTTAAAAGAGTCTACACGCATTTGTTCTAAAAGCATTATGGCTGAGTCGGGTTTCCCTTTACCTCCAGATGCCATCTGTCCTCTCTGTGTGGATGCACTCAGAGACCCGGTCACCATCCCATGTGGGGACACTTACTGCTTGGAGTGCATCAAGATCTACTGGGATCAGTTTGACCACATGGGGGTTTACAGCTGCCCCCAATGCAGAGCAACCTTCACGCCAAGACCCGTGCTGAAACGCGATTTACCGGATGTCTACCACGAGCCCCGCCGGCAACTTCCAGAGCTCACACCTTTCCCCTATATGCACCAGGAATCCTTCTGTGATTTCTGCGTGGGTCGGCGGAACAAGGCAGTCAAGTCATGCCTCATGTGCTTGGCTTACTACTGTGAAACACACGTGAAGCCACATTACGAGTCTTCCACCTTCAAGCGACACAAGCTGGTGGATGAAACAGGCCACCTGGACAGGAAGATCTGCCCACAGCACGAGAAGGGCCTGGAGCTGTTCTGTCGCTCTGACCAGATGTGCATATGTGTCTTGTGCACTGTTCGAGAGCACCGCGGCCACAATATCACCTCTGCGGAGGAGGAGCGCATCGACAAACAG AAAGTCCTGGTGGTGACACAGTCTGAGGTCCAGCACATAATTCAAGAGAGGATGAAAGAGCTGCAAGAGCTCAAGCATAATGTGGATGTTCTCAAA AGCTGTGCTCAGCGGGCCCAAGTCGAGAGTGATAAGACGTTCCATGAGATGCTACAGGCAGTGGAACGCTGGAAGGCTGAAATCCATCAGATGATAACAGCCAACATGCAGGCGGCTATGTCCCAAGCTGATGGCTATGTGGAGCGTCTGGAACAGGAGATACTGGAGCTGCAGAGAAGAGATGCAGAGCTGAGGCAGATTCTTGAAACAGAAGACAACATTCACTTCCTGCAG AACTTTCCAACTCTGTGCATTGCTCCAGAAGCCATGGTACCCAAAGTGCTCATCAACCCTCAGTTCTCTTTCAGCGAGATGAGCAAAACAGCCTTAGAAATGAAGGAATATCTTGATGATATCTGTAAAAAGGAACTCAGTAAAATCTCCAAGACAG TAAGCGAAACGCCTGTGTACATCCTTTTGCCAAGAAATGGAGACAAACGGATCAAAG TTCCTAACAGAGTGGATTTCCAGGAGCCAAAAACAAGATCAGACTTCTTGAGAT ATGCCTGTAAGATGTCCTTCGATGCCAATACAGCCTATAAAGAGCTGGTCCTGTCAGATGGAAACCAGAAGGTCACCAGGAAGAAGACAGTCCACTTTTATTCTGATCATCCGGAACGCTTCGATGGCTTCTCCCAAGTGCTGTGCAAGGAGCCACTTAGCGGCTTCAGATTTTACTGGGAAGCTGAGTGGAGTGGCGAGTTTTCCCTTGGGGTGGCCTACAAAAGCATCAGTCGCAAGGGGAAGaactcacacagcctgctgggCTACAACAACAAGTCTTGGAGTCTGCTCTGCTCCGACTCGGGATATTCCGCGTGgcacaataaagcagactttgacctCGCCAATGCACCCCGTGCGTCACGAATCGGCGTGTACCTGGACTATGGTGGCAACACGGTGGCATTTTACTCTGTCTCAGAGAGGATGGAGCTCATCCATAGATTTAAAGCTCGGTTCAGCGAACCTTTGTATGCGGGCTTCGGTGTGGGCTCATCAGTTACCCTTTGTCACCTCAAACAAAGTCCCACACCTTACTAA
- the tppp2 gene encoding tubulin polymerization-promoting protein family member 2 gives MAEGSVLTAEVEMSFHKFAIHGDTKATGKEMNGKNFAKICKDCLITDGKNVTTTDVDIVFTKVKSKSARVITFEQFIMALTELGPKRFKGKSKEEALQLLYGLIVGKEPANAGITRPAKAAAVDRLTDTSKYTGTHKERFDDSGKGKGKLGREDIPDSSGYVASYKGSGTYDDKVKES, from the exons ATGGCTGAGGGCTCTGTGTTGACAGCAGAGGTGGAGATGTCCTtccacaaatttgccattcaTGGTGACACCAAGGCGACGGGGAAGGAGATGAACGGCAAGAACTTTGCCAAAATCTGCAAGGACTGTCTCATCACTGACGGCAAGAATGTCACCACTACAGATGTTGACATCGTCTTCACCAAAGTCAA GTCCAAGTCAGCTCGTGTAATCACATTTGAGCAGTTCATCATGGCCTTGACTGAGCTGGGCCCGAAGCGCTTCAAAGGCAAGAGTAAAGAGGAAGCTCTCCAGCTCCTCTATGGGCTCATTGTTGGCAAGGAGCCTGCCAATGCTGGAATCACT AGACCAGCAAAGGCAGCGGCTGTGGACAGACTGACCGACACGTCCAAGTACACAGGAACACACAAGGAGAGATTCGATGATTCAGGAAAAGGAAAGGGAAAGCTTGGACGCGAGGACATCCCAGACAGTAGTGGCTATGTTGCATCTTACAAGGGAAGCGGCACTTATGATGACAAAGTGAAGGAATCCTAA